In Drosophila yakuba strain Tai18E2 chromosome 2R, Prin_Dyak_Tai18E2_2.1, whole genome shotgun sequence, a single genomic region encodes these proteins:
- the LOC6530980 gene encoding mitogen-activated protein kinase kinase kinase kinase 5 isoform X3 gives MAAAHSHHNANLLSSDISRRNPQDEYELIQKIGSGTYGDVYKAKRIQSNELAAIKVIKLEPSDDIQIIQQEIIMMRDCRHPNIIAYYGSYLRRDKLWICMEFCGGGSLQDIYQVTGPLTEVQIAYMCRETLKGLEYLHSMGKMHRDIKGANILLTEYGDVKLADFGVSAQITATINKRKSFIGTPYWMAPEVAAVERKGGYNQLCDIWACGITAIELAELQPPMFDLHPMRALFLMSKSGFKPPTLNNKDKWSPTFHNFIKTALTKNPKKRPTAERLLQHPFVQCEMSLRVAKELLQKYQSPNPQFYYYLDGDEESVAGVPQRIASKMTSRTNGVPAQNHTLKTGMTTNSTWNERSSSPETLPSDMSLLQYIDEELKLSGDAVVGGNGGGGSNITSTGGVAGGTNGLQDKHELDALPQAATKSAGDGFSHSNSPATNSGAGATGSRDNDGPSSSNSSHLYQNLLRSSSGETPAGSSSASNNCDYRHESNQNGLEDSPRRHSSMDQLIGLLENMGKSSRTRSLSDGGTQDDDEAEKEAQPDLLNNTPPVPPKRSHKRRHTPPRPISNGLPPTPKVHMGACFSKIFNGCPLRVHCTASWIHPETRDQHLLIGAEEGIYNLNMNELHDAAIDQLFPRRTTWLYVIKDVLMSLSGKSCQLYRHDLVALHSKQTVRFSLHMNKIPERLVPRKFALTTKVPDTKCCTQCCVTRNPYNGYKYLCGATPSGIFLMQWYDPLNKFMLLKQCEWPAISIQGGGHGCVQNGHTPVFEMIITPELEYPIVCTGVRKAMNGCLKLELINMNSASWFHSEDLEYDAMATMVPRRDLLKVVRVHQVEKDAILVCYGNLIQVVTLQGNPKQHKKMVSQLNFDFNVDSIVCLPDSVLAFHKHGMQGKSLRNGEVTQEIKDMSRTYRLLGSDKVVALESQLLRTGSLGSEEGHDLYILAGHEASY, from the exons GCGAAACGAATACAGAGCAATGAGCTGGCTGCCATCAAGGTCATCAAGCTGGAGCCCTCCGACGACATACAGATTATCCAGCAGGAGATCATCATGATGAGGGACTGCCGCCACCCGAACATCATCGCCTACTACGGCTCGTACCTGCGCAGGGATAAACTCTGGATATGCATGGAGTTCTGTGGTGGTGGCAGTCTGCAGGACATCTACCAGGTGACTGGTCCCCTCACCGAAGTCCAGATCGCGTACATGTGCCGGGAGACACTCAAGGGACTCGAGTACCTGCACTCCATGGGAAAAATGCACCGGGACATCAAGGGTGCGAATATCCTGTTGACGGAGTACGGCGATGTCAAACTGGCGGACTTTGGCGTTTCAGCGCAGATCACGGCCACAATTAACAAACGCAAGAGCTTCATAG gcACGCCCTATTGGATGGCTCCTGAGGTGGCAGCCGTGGAACGCAAGGGTGGCTATAATCAACTATGTGATATTTGGGCCTGCGGCATAACCGCAATCG AACTGGCTGAATTGCAACCGCCGATGTTCGATTTGCACCCGATGCGCGCCCTATTCCTGATGTCGAAGAGCGGCTTCAAGCCGCCCACTCTGAACAACAAGGACAAGTGGAGCCCCACGTTCCACAACTTCATCAAGACGGCGCTGACGAAGAACCCGAAGAAGCGACCCACCGCCGAGCGCCTCCTGCAGCATCCCTTCGTCCAGTGCGAGATGTCCTTGCGGGTGGccaaggagctgctgcagaAGTACCAGAGTCCCAACCCGCAGTTCTACTACTATCTCGATGGCGATGAGGAG TCTGTGGCCGGAGTGCCACAACGCATTGCCAGCAAAATGACGTCACGCACCAATGGCGTGCCAGCGCAAAATCACACACTAAAAACAG GCATGACGACGAACTCCACGTGGAATGAGCGATCTTCTAGTCCCGAAACGTTACCCAGTGACAT gAGCCTCTTACAATATATTGATGAGGAGCTGAAGCTAAG CGGCGATGCAGTCGTAGGCGGCAAcggtggcggcggcagcaacatTACCAGCACCGGTGGAGTAGCAGGTGGCACCAATGGCCTCCAGGACAAGCACGAGCTGGATGCTCTGCCCCAAGCGGCTACAAAGTCGGCCGGCGATGGCTTCTCGCATTCCAACAGCCCAGCGACGAATTCCGGAGCGGGAGCGACCGGATCCAGGGATAACGATGGACCCTCTTCGAGCAACTCCTCGCATCTCTACCAGAACCTGCTGAGAAGCAGCTCTGGAGAAACGCCAGCGGGATCGAGCTCGGCGAGCAATAACTGTGATTACCGGCATGAGAGCAACCAG AATGGTCTGGAGGACTCGCCACGACGCCATAGCTCCATGGATCAGCTGATCGGGTTGCTCGAAAACATGGGCAAGTCTTCGAGGACACGCAGCCTGAGCGATGGCGGCACCCAAGACGACGACGAAG CGGAGAAGGAGGCGCAACCGGATCTGCTGAACAACACCCCACCGGTGCCACCGAAACGCTCCCACAAACGCCGCCACACGCCACCGCGACCCATCTCCAACGGACTGCCGCCCACACCCAAGGTGCACATGGGTGCCTGCTTCTCCAAGATCTTCAACGGCTGCCCACTACGGGTGCACTGCACCGCCTCGTGGATCCATCCGGAGACGCGGGACCAGCATCTGCTGATCGGCGCCGAGGAGGGCATCTACAACCTCAACATGAACGAACTGCACGACGCGGCCATCGATCAGTTGTTCCCGCGCCGCACCACCTGGTTGTATGTCATCAAGGATGTGCTTATGAGTCTGTCAG GAAAATCCTGTCAGCTCTACAGGCACGACCTGGTGGCCCTGCACTCCAAGCAGACGGTACGCTTCTCGCTGCACATGAACAAGATCCCGGAGCGACTGGTGCCGCGCAAGTTCGCTCTGACCACCAAGGTGCCGGACACAAAGTGCTGCACCCAGTGCTGTGTCACACGAAATCCGTATAACGGATACAAATACCTGTGTGGTGCGACGCCCAGCGGCATTTTCCTGATGCAGTGGTACGATCCACTGAACAAGTTTATGCTGCTGAAGCAGTGCGAGTGGCCAGCCATCAGCATTCAGGGCGGAGGTCACGGCTGCGTCCAGAACGGGCACACACCAGTATTCGAGATGATTATCACGCCGGAGCTGGAGTACCCGATTGTGTGTACGGGTGTGCGAAAGGCCATGAACGGCTGCCTCAAGCTGGAGCTGATCAACATGAACA GTGCCAGCTGGTTCCACTCGGAGGACCTGGAATATGACGCCATGGCCACGATGGTGCCGCGACGCGACCTGCTGAAGGTGGTGCGTGTGCACCAGGTGGAGAAGGACGCCATTCTGGTCTGCTACGGCAATCTGATTCAGGTGGTCACCCTGCAGGGCAACCCCAAGCAGCACAAGAAGATGGTATCGCAGCTCAACTTTGACTTCAACGTGGACAGCATTG TTTGTCTACCGGACAGCGTTTTGGCATTCCATAAGCACGGCATGCAGGGAAAGTCGTTGCGCAATGGCGAGGTGACGCAAGAGATCAAGGACATGAGTCGCACCTACAGGCTGCTGGGCAGCGATAA GGTTGTGGCCTTGGAGAGCCAGCTGCTGAGGACCGGCTCCCTGGGCAGCGAGGAGGGACACGATCTGTACATTCTGGCCGGGCACGAGGCTAGCTACTAA